The proteins below come from a single Aegilops tauschii subsp. strangulata cultivar AL8/78 chromosome 6, Aet v6.0, whole genome shotgun sequence genomic window:
- the LOC109759162 gene encoding pectate lyase, producing the protein MDRSLQWSRPASLLLLGAAFLAAAAVASANPAYNPDPYSVVDHFNRAVHRSTSPRRALSSEKKSKKAKYTGPCMATNPIDRCWRCRQDWATDRQRMARCAKGFGRETTGGLKGKIYIVTDANDDDFTNPRPGTLRWGAVQTEPLWIIFARDMVINASQEIIIQSDKTIDGRGAQVHVANGGGLTIQHQNNVIINNLHVHGIVHTDGGNVSMTATHSTIRTRADGDGVSIFNATKVWVDHLSMDNCEDGMIDVVAMSTAVTVSNTHLAHHNDVMLFGASDHKPEDKVMQVTVAFNHFGRGLVQRMPRCRYGFFHVVNNDYTNWLMYAIGGSSAPTILSQGNRYRAPPNMAAKEATKREYAAESEWKNWVWVSEGDLMVNDAYFTTSGGKIGQKLNGKDLIKPKPGEYVRRLTRFAGPLDCNQGSPC; encoded by the exons ATGGATCGGAGCCTCCAATGGAGCAGGCCGGCGTCGCTGCTCCTCTTGGGGGCGGCGttcctggcggcggcggccgtaGCGAGCGCCAACCCGGCGTACAACCCCGACCCCTACAGCGTCGTCGACCACTTCAACCGCGCCGTCCACAG GTCGACTAGCCCGCGTCGTGCGCTGTCGTCGGAGAAGAAGTCGAAGAAGGCAAAGTACACGGGCCCGTGCATGGCGACGAACCCGATCGACCGGTGCTGGCGCTGCCGCCAGGACTGGGCGACGGACCGGCAGCGGATGGCCCGCTGCGCCAAGGGGTTCGGCCGCGAGACCACCGGCGGCCTCAAGGGCAAGATCTACATCGTGACCGACGCCAACGACGATGACTTCACCAACCCGCGGCCCGGGACGCTCCGGTGGGGCGCGGTCCAGACGGAGCCGCTGTGGATCATCTTCGCCAGGGACATGGTGATCAACGCGTCCCAGGAGATCATCATCCAGAGCGACAAGACCATCGACGGGCGCGGGGCGCAGGTGCACGTGGCCAACGGCGGTGGGCTCACCATCCAGCACCAGAACAACGTCATCATCAACAACCTCCACGTGCACGGCATCGTACACACGGACGGCGGCAACGTGTCGATGACGGCAACCCACTCCACCATCCGCACCCgcgccgacggcgacggcgtctCCATCTTCAACGCCACCAAAGTGTGGGTGGACCACCTCTCCATGGATAATTGCGAGGACGGCATGATCGACGTGGTGGCCATGTCCACGGCCGTCACCGTCTCCAACACCCACCTGGCCCACCACAACGACGTGATGCTCTTCGGCGCCAGCGACCACAAGCCGGAGGACAAGGTGATGCAGGTCACCGTCGCCTTCAACCACTTCGGGAGAGGCCTGGTGCAGAGGATGCCTCGCTGCCGCTACGGCTTCTTCCACGTCGTCAACAACGACTACACCAACTGGCTCATGTACGCCATCGGAGGCAGCAGCGCGCCCACCATCCTCAGCCAGGGGAACCGCTACAGAGCACCACCCAACATGGCTGCCAAGGAG GCGACCAAGCGCGAGTACGCGGCCGAGTCGGAGTGGAAGAACTGGGTGTGGGTATCGGAAGGCGACCTGATGGTAAACGACGCCTACTTCACCACGTCCGGCGGAAAAATAGGCCAGAAGCTCAACGGTAAGGACCTCATCAAGCCCAAGCCAGGGGAGTACGTCAGGAGGCTCACCCGCTTCGCCGGCCCGTTGGACTGCAACCAGGGCAGTCCCTGCTGA